In Alphaproteobacteria bacterium, the genomic window CCTTTAATAGCAGGGACAATTATAGGTTCTGGAACAGTATCTAATAAGGATTATGATTGTGGTTCTTCATGTCTCGCAGAAAAAAGAATGTTAGAAATAATTGAAACAGGTAAACCAATTACACCTTTTTTAAAATTTGGTGATCAGATAAAAATTGAAATGCTAGATCATAATAATATTAATCTTTTTGGAACGATTCACCAAAAGGTGGTACCTTATACTTACCATGATTGATTGTTAAAAAATATGTCAAATTATTTAATCCAGAATCTGCGTCTTGGAACTGGATTGGTTATATTTTTTTATTTAATAAGTCATTTTTTAAATCACACATTAGGACTTTTTTCTCTAGATGCTATGGAAGCTGGTAGAGTGATTTTTATCACTTTTTGGCGGAATCCAATTATAACTACGATCTTGTATGGTTCTTTTTTTATACACGCAGTTCTTGCTTTATGGTCTCTTTATCGACGTAATACTTTACGTATGCCTCTGTGGGAAATAATCCAATTGGGAACAGGATTATTTATACCTCCCTTACTTCTTATCCATATATTAGCAACTAGGGTTGCACATCAAATTTTTGGGTTACAAGATCTTTACAGTTATGTTTTGATGTCTCTTTGGGTTTGGGAACCATGGATTGGAGTTCAACAAATTGTTGTGATGATTACTGCGTGGATTCATGGATGTATAGGCATTCACTTTTGGCTTAGAATGAAAAGTTTCTATTCTAATATATCTAAATTTTTTTATAGTTTGGCCCTTCTGCTCCCAATTTTTTCATTGTTGGGGTTTATTACAGCAGGGCGTGAAGTTGAAAGATTAATGCAAAATCCGGACTGGTTTGGGGCACAGGCTGTTCTTATAAAATTACCAACAGCTGAGCAAATTTCTATAATTCATAACTTTTTTGTTCGTGGACAGATAGGTTTTGTAAGTTTAGTTATTCTTGTTTTAGTAGCAAGATTGTGCCGTTTTTTAATTTTAAGACAAAATTATATTACAATTACTTACCCAGATGACCGTAAAGCTGTTATCCAAAAGGGGATGAGTATTCTTGAAGCAAGTAGATTACATAATATTCCTCATGCTTCAATATGTGGGGGACGTGGTCGTTGCTCAACATGCCGGGTACAAATTCTGTCACCTTTAGAAAATATTCCCCCACCTTCTTTAGAAGAGCAGAAAGTATTAAATCGTATAAAAGCTGGTCCAAATGTTAGGTTGGCTTGCCAAATTAAACCAATAGAAAATGTAAGTGTCATACCTCTTTTACCTCCTACAATTATGCCAAAGGATAGTTATAAAAAAGCATATCTGCATGGACGTGAAGAAGAAATAGCTGTGCTTTTTGCTGATTTAAGAGCTTTTACAAAATTATCAGAACATAAATTACCTTATGATATTGTTTTTTTACTTAATAAATATTTCAGAGCGATGGGGACTGCAATAGAACAAGCGGGTGGGCATGTTGATAAATTTATAGGAGATGGAGTAATGGCCCTATTTGGTATTGGTCAAACACCGCAAATTGCCTCAAAACAAGCGATTGAAGCTGCAAAACAAATGGTAAAAAATTTAGAATCTCTTAATGAGTCTTTAGCCCATGATTTACCAGAACCCTTACGTATTGGTATTGGAATTCATATTGGGCCGGTTGTTATTGGTGAAATGGGGCATGCTCATGCAGTATCAACAACAGCGATTGGTGATACAGTTAACACAGCTAGTCGTCTTGAAGGTTTAACAAAAGATTTTTCTTGTCAATTAATTTTATCGGAAAATATGGTTCATTATTCAACATTAGATACAAGTCAGCTTCAATCTCATACCTTACAAATTAGAGGAAAACAGGATCCTTTAATTGTCTTTATTGTTTCTGATATTCATGAATTAGATTCAAAAATTATTAAAAATTAAATTAAATTAAAAAAAACACTTTTTTTTATTAAAGAATTACTTAGTATAAATATAAAACGATTTATTTCATCATAATTCCCTTTCACAATTTATATGAGATTGGATATGTTACGGCGAACCGAAAAATTAAAAACAGAACTTATTGAAGATATTATTAACGCAGGATATGCAAAAATTGAACGCGCAAAAATGCAAGAGATCGAATTTTTTATTCGTTCTTTTTATTCAAATATAGCTGCAGATGATATTTTAGAAGAAAGAGCAGAAACTCTTTTTATGGCAGCTTTATCTTTATGGGAATTCGGAGAACAAAGATCTACACATAAACCAAAAATAAGAGCTTATTCTCCTAATTATGAAAAAGATGGTTGGGATGCGCCTTATTCTGTGATTGAAATTGTCAATGATGATATGCCGTTTCTAGTGGATTCTGTTACAGCCGCTCTTAATCGTGAATCTATAAATATTAATCTTGTCATTCATCCGGTTGTATCTCTTTATCGTGACAATAATATTCGTAAGATTAAAGGTAATAATACAATTGTTGAATCTTATATGCAAATAAGGATTAGTGAGCAAAATTTACCAGAAAAATTAAAAGCGATTGAAACGTTGCTTGAAAAGATTTTATGGGATGTACGAAGGGCCGTGGAAGATTGGCAAAATATGCGTCACAAGAATAAAGAATGCCGTGAAGAAATAGAGAAATATTGTAAAAATTTATCTTCGCAAGATAGTCAAGAGGTGAATAATTTTTTAATGTGGCTTGATGAAAATCATTTTACTTATTTAGGGTATCGTGATTATCAATGTCAAGACGCCAAGACAAAAGTTCATGTTAATTTAAAAAGTGGTCTTGGTATTTTGCGCGACCCACTTTTTCCTATTTACAAGAATCAATATCAGAATCCTGAAGAAACCTTAGAGGCTACATTTTTAATCAATAGCTCAGAATTTTTGCTAGTTACAAAAGCAGATATAAGAGCAACAGTTCATAGGTCAAGTTATCTTGATGTTATTAGTATCAAAAAAGTTGATTCAAATGGACATATAATTGGGCTTAGACAGTTTGTTGGTCTCTTTACGTCAGTAGCATACAATCAAAATTCTAAACTTATTCCTTTTTTAAGAAGTAAAGTTAACTATGTTTTGAAACGTGCTAATTTTGCATCGAATAGTCATGATGGTAAAGCTTTATTGCATATTTTGGAAACTTATCCACGAGATGAACTTTTTCAAGCATCCCAAGATGAGCTTTATGATATTGCAATGGGAATTCTGTATCTCCAGGAACGCCAAAGAATTGCACTATTTGTCAGGCGGGATTTATTAGATCGATTTGCATCTTGCTTTGTTTATGTTCCACGTGACCGATATGATCTTTATCTTGCGCAACGTGTTCAGGATATATTAGTTAGTGCTTTTGGTGGCCATGTAGTTGCTTTTTATACACATATGACGGAGTCAACTTTATGTCGTATCCATATTATTGTTACTTTGTCTGATGATAAAAAAGAAATTGATTTGGATGATGTTGAGAAGAAATTAATTGAAGCGGGCCGTTCATGGGTGGATCGATTGAAAAACGTCCTTATTGAAAGCTATGGGGATATAAAAGCTTCATCTTATATTGAACAATTCAGTAATTCTTTTCCCACGAGTTATAAAGAAAAATTTACGGCGCAAACAGCAATTGTTGATATTGCCTATATGGAAATTGCTATTAAAGATAATGATATTGCCCTTAACCTTTATAAATCTATGGAAGCAGGTGAAAATTATTTAGGATTAAAACTTTATAATGCTGGGACGCAAATCGTCCTATCTGATGTGCTTCCTATGCTTGAAAACATGGGGTTAAAAATTGAAAGTGAATTATTTTATGAAATTTCACCCCAAGGATTAGGTAAAAAAGTTTGGGTTCATGATTTTGTAGTTAATTCTTCAGCAATTAAAGATTTAGATATTCGTAAAGTTAGAGAAATTTTTCACGAAGCTTTTAAAAAAGTATGGTCTGAAGAAATGGAGAATGATGGATTTAATCGTCTTACTCTGTCTGCAAGACTTAATTGGCGTCAAGTGACAATGTTGCGTGCTTATTGCAAATATTTACGACAAATTACTATACCCTTTAGCCAATCTTATATGGAAGAAACACTTGCAGGTTATAGTGCTTTAACAATTAAGTTAGTAGAGTTATTTGAATCGCTTTTTGATCCGCAAAAACAAGATTTACGGACAAAACTTTTACCAGAAGATATTAAAAATCAAATTGTTAAACAGTTAGATACAGTTTCAAATTTGGATCAAGATCGGATATTAAGGCGTTATCTTAATGTTATTAATGCAACTTTAAGAACAAATTATTATCAAAAAACGTCAGATGGTTATTATAAATCATATGTATCTTTTAAACTTAATTCGTCTGCAATCGATGAATTACCATTACCCCATCCAATGGTAGAAGTTTTTGTCTATAGTCCAAGAGTTGAAGCAATTCATTTGCGTGGTGGAAAAGTAGCACGCGGAGGGGTGAGATGGTCGGATAGACGGGAAGATTTCCGTACAGAAATATTAGGTTTAATGAAAGCACAAATGGTTAAAAACTCTGTTATTGTGCCCGTAGGATCTAAAGGGGGGTTTATTGTAAAAAAACCACCTCTTACTAATGATCGTAATGCCTATATAGCTGAAGGAATTGAATGCTACAAAATTATGGTACGTGGTCTTTTGGATATCACAGATAACCTATCCGCAGAAAAAGTACACCCCCCAGTGCAGGTCATAAGGCATGATGATGATGATCCTTATTTGGTTGTTGCGGCAGATAAAGGTACCGCAACTTTTTCTGATATTGCAAACAGCTTATCACGAAATTATGGATTTTGGCTTGATGATGCTTTTGCTTCAGGTGGTTCTGCAGGCTATGATCATAAAAAAATGGGTATTACGGCCAAGGGTGTTTGGGAAACAGTCAAACGCCATTTTCGTGAGATGGGCCGTGATATTCAAAGTCAAGATTTTACATGTATTGGTGTAGGTGATATGTCCGGCGATGTTTTTGGGAATGGTATGCTTCTTTCAAAACATACAAGATTATTAGCAGCTTTTAATCATTTGCATATTTTTATCGATCCTAATCCGGATGCAGAAAAAAGTTGGAAGGAACGGGAAAGGTTATTTAATTTGCCTGGTTCCAGTTGGACGGATTATCAACAAGATCTTATTTCTGCAGGTGGGGGTATTTTTGATCGAAAAGCAAAATCAATAAAACTTACACCAGAAATTAAACTTTTTTTAGGAGTTGATGTTGATCAACTAACACCTAATGCTATTATTAAAATTTTATTGTGCCATTCTGTCGATTTATTATTTTTTGGGGGTATTGGAACATATATTAAAGCTAGCTCAGAAACACATGGAGAAGTTGGAGATAAAGCAAATGATTTTGTACGTGTGGATAGTTTGAATCTTCAATGTAAAGTGATTGGGGAAGGTGCAAATTTAGGTATCACACAAAATGGACGTATAGAATTTGCTCTTAAGGGAGGTAAAATTAATACGGATGCTTTGGATAATTCAGCAGGTGTAGATTGTTCAGATCATGAAGTAAATATTAAAATACTTTTAAATAAAATTGTACGGTCTGGTCAAATGACTCTTGAACAACGAGATCATTTGTTAGCTAGTATGACGGATGAAGTAGCACAACTTGTTTTAAGAGATAATTATTTGCAGAGCCAAGCTTTAAGTATTGTGCATTCATTAGGTTATCATCAATTAGATCAACAATCTCGTTTTATTAAAAATCTTGAAAAGCTAGGTAAACTTGATAGAGCTTTAGAATTTTTGCCAAGTGATGAGGTTATTAAACAACGTAGAGCCAATCAACAAGGTTTAACACGCCCTGAATTAGCTGTGTTATTGGCTTATGCAAAGATGACACTTTATGCTGAACTTTTACCCTCAGATTTGCCAGATGAACCCCAATTAACAGAAGATTTAATTAATTATTTTCCAAAAGTTTTGGGTGATCTTTATGATAAAGAGATTATGCAACATCAATTGAAGCGTGAAATTATTGCAACGGCTGTTACCAATAGTTTAGTTAATAGAGTAGGCCCCACTTTTGTTTTTGTTATGAATGAAAGAACTGGGATGTCAGCCCCTGATATTGCACGGGCTTATGCTATGACGAGAACGGTGTTTGAATTACGAAAATTATGGGCATCGATAGAAAGTTTGGATAATAAAATTGAAACAAGTAAACAAATTGAGATGTTTAATACCATTAATGTTTTGGCAGAAACTGCAACAATATGGTTTTTAAAACATGAATTGCATTCTTTAGATGTAACAGAACATATTGCAAGTTATGGTGTAGGTGTAAAATATTTATCTTCTCATCTGATGGAACTATTGCAAGAAAAAGATAAACAATTACTTTTAGAAAAAATAGAACAAGCTAGTTCTTATGGAATATCAGATGAATTGAATTATTCTATTCAATCTTTAGCGTTTTTAGCACCATCTTTAGATATCGTAAGAATTAGCCAAATTACATCAAAACCTGTGCATTTGGTTGCAAAAATATATTTTCTTATGGGCGAATATTTTTCATTAGATTGGTTACGTCAAGCCGCAGACAATATAAATAAAGATAATCATTGGGACCGTATGGCAGTTACAGCTATTCTTGATGATTTTAATAGTCATCAAAATGAATTAACAATTGCTTTTTTAAATCGAAATTTAGATCTTAATAAAGAGGACATGCTCCAAGCTATAAAAGATTGGGTGCAAAGTTCCCAATCTTTTATTATACGGACAGAAAATTTATTATCTGAAATGCGGCAGGCAAAAACCCCATTTGATCTTGCGAGATTAGCTGTTGCGAATAGACAAATTAGAAGTTTTATTGAAAACCATATTCATATGCGCCATGAATAAAAAATCTGTTATTGCTTGGTGTCTTTATGATTGGGCGAATTCGGCTTTTCCTACGATTGTAAGTACATTTATTTTTAGTACATATTTTATGCAAGCTGTTGTTCAAAATACCGAACAAGGCACAGCTTTATGGGGTAACGCAATGAGCCTTATAGGATTAATCATTGCCTTTATTAGTCCAGTTATTGGTGCTATTGCGGATCAGAGTGGGCGTCATAAAGTATGGCTTTTTTTCTTTAGTTTTTTATGTATTTTAGCAACTGGTGGTTTATGGTTCGTCCGACCTAATCCCAATGATATAAATTTGGCATTGATTTTAGTAAGTCTTGCAACAATTGGTTTTGAAATGGCAACAGTTTTTTATAATGCTATGTTGCTTGATTTGGTACCTAAAACTCATGTGGGTAGATTGTCAGGTTGGGGATGGGGATGTGGTTATTTTGGTGGTCTTGTTTGTCTTCTTATTGCTTTGTTTTTGTTCGTAATGCCTGATCCATCTATTTTGCCATTAGATAAAAATGCATCAGAACATATCAGAGCAACTTTTTTATTATGTATGATATGGTTTGCAGTTTTTTCGCTTCCTATTTTTTTATGGGTTCATGAAAAAAAGAATAAAAAAACATGGAATATGAAAGTAGTTTTTCAAGGATTGCGAACATTAAAAAATACACTTTATAAATTAGCTCATTATAAAGATATAGCTCGTTTTTTATTAGCAAAAATGATTTATATTGATGGGATAAATACACTCTTTACTTTTGGGGGTATTTTTGCCGCAGGAAGCTTTGGTATGTCCCAGGAAGAAGTATTAATTTTTGGTATTTTATTAAATGTTACTGCTGGATTAGGGTCATTAATTTTTTCTTGGATTGATGATTTTTTTGGTGCTAAAAGTACAATATTATTTTCTCTGTTTATGATACTTATTATAGGTTTTATATTACTTTTGGTACACGAAAAAGTGTGGTTCTATATCTTGGCCTTAAGTTTAGGGGTTTTTTTAGGCCCAGTTCAATCTGCTAGTCGGTCTTTTATGTTGCGCATCGTTCCATCAGAACTTGTTACAGAATTTTTTGGTCTTTATGCATTGGCAGGTAAAATTACATCTTTTCTTGGACCGGCAATTTTAGCTTGGGTTACCTATATGTATCAAAGCCAAAGAATGGGTATGGGGACAATACTTTTATTCTTTGTTTTGGGTATTATCCTTTTATTCCTTGTTAAGGAACCTTCTGCGTCCGATTAATTTAATGTTTAAAATGCCTATCTTGGCAAAACACCATAGCAATTTCATGATGATTAGCTTCATCAATGATTTCTTGATCGCGGATACTTCCGCCCGGTTGAATAATAGCTTTAATGCCTGCCGCTGCAGCTAATTTAATATTATCGGCAAAAGGAAAAAAGGCATCAGAAGCAAGAACAGCATTTAACGTCTGTTTATTATTTGATGTGGATATGTTTTGATTAGCTTTTGTAATTGCAAGTTGGACTGAATCAACACGGCTCATTTGTCCAGCTCCAATACCAATGGTGGCTTCGTTTTTTGCAATGACGATCGCATTGGATTTAACATGTTTACACACCTTTAAAGCAAATAAAAGTTGGGTAATTTGATCAGGTGTTGGTACAATTTTTGTTTTTGTAATTAAATGATCAGGTATTATCTCCTGATTATCAATAGTTTGTACTAAATAGCTATTGTGAATACGTTTGATATCCAATTGATTTGCTAAATTTGATTGTAAAATTTGGGGGATTAAAACACGCAGATTGGGTTTTTGTGCCAAAATCTTTTGACATTCTTCAGAAATATTAGGCGCAATAATAACTTCAAAAAAACTTTTAATTAATTGTTGGGCTAAAAATTCCGTAATGGGTTGATTAAAAATAACTATACCCCCAAAGGCGCTTATTGGATCGCATGATAAAGCTTTATCAAAAGCTTGTTCAAGGTTATCATCACATCCAACACCACATGGATTGTTATGTTTTATGAAAGCAACGGCAGGTTTTTTAAATTCTTTAATCAAATTATAAGCTGCGTCAAAATCAACTAAATTATTGTAACTTAACTCTTTACCTTGAAGTTGTATTGCCGGTTTTGTTTTGTGATCAAAACTATAAAGGGCGCCCTTTTGATGGGGATTTTCTCCATACCGAAGTTTTTGCTGTAAATGGCCTGTTAAAATTAATTCTTCCGGCCATTCAATTGCTTGATTAGTGCGTTGAGTATGTATTTTTTGGTTAAACCATTTAGCAATTTCTTGATCATAATATGATGTATATTGGAAGGCTTTATAGGCAAGTTTTTGTCTTAAAGCCAATGATATACGATTATCATTTTTATTAAGTTCATCAAGTATCAATTGATAATCATTGGGGTCTGTAATAATTGTAACATAGGCGTGGTTTTTAGCAGCTGCCCTGATAAGAGATGGTCCCCCAATATCAATATTTTCTATACAAGTTTCATCATCTGATTGTTTTTGCACAGTTTCAATAAAAGGATAAAGATTTACAATTACTAAATCAATCATATCAATATGGTGATTTAGCACTTGTTTTTGATGAGCTTCATCATGTCTTTTGTTTAAAATACCCCCATAAATTTTTGGGTGAAGCGTTTTGACACGTCCATCTAGGATTTCGGGAAAATTTGTATATTCGCTTACTTCTGTCACATGAATATTATTATTTTTTAATAATGCTGCTGATCCACCTGTTGAAATAAGATTGATATTCTTTTCGATAAGTTTTTGAGCGAATTCAACAAGATGATTTTTGTCAGAAACAGAAATCAATGCCCGTCTAATTGGGACAAGATCAGGATGTATATTTGTATTAGGATTTTTATCTAGAACGTGTTTCACGGGTAAGTGACCATTGGACAATAACTTCAGGTGTCATAGGTAAATGATTAATAACCAATTGTTGGCTTTTTTCCATAACCATATATTGGCCAAAATAAATACTTTCTTCAAGTGTCATTTCACCAATTGATGTCCTTAACCGCCAACCAGATCCACTGGGTAATCTTAATAGTGCAGTTTGAGAATTATGGGAGAGTGATGTATGAACATGAGGGTGAAGGTGAAAAGGAATCATAATCTGATATCCCCCTGGGCCTATAATATGATCTTCACCTTCAAGCATGTCACCTTCATTAGTTAGATGCCACCGCCTTTTATGAAGGATACCAAAAAAATAGGCATATCCATCATGGCTTGCTTCTAACCAAATATTACCGTCAATTTCATGACGTTTTGATGTAACAGAAGTAGGTCCGCGTCCTATAGTTTTATCAGGTAAAAACATCATACAATTTGTGTTATGAACAACTAAAGTAGAATGGGAAGCAGTATTTTTTTGAAATTTTGCCCATTCGCTTTGCCCGGGATAAGAACCACAATTTACAATTAGTCTTTCTCTGCCTACGCTCATTTCAAAACTTAAACAACTTGCGTGAATATAGCGATCATATCCACGTGGTGGAATATTGTTGCAGTCAGCAATAACAATTGTACGGCCTGCAGATAATTTATGAAATTCTCCTTGGGGTGAGGCAATTTGATGAGCTTGATATTTATTCTTATTTCTGGGTGACGCTTGGTTAAGAATAATATCAATATTCCAATCTTCTTCTTCATAAGAAGAATTGAAAAGGGCAAGTTTACCATCACCATGTGTAACTTTTTTTAAACTTGGGACTAAACCATCAATAACGTCTTGAATGCATTCTGGCACGGCAGAACCTAAACTTGCAAAAATAGATCTAAGATCGATGAAATGCTTTAAAAGTGTTAGATATTGAGAGGGACAACATTCTATGTGGGCTCCATTTTCATAAAATTGTTTATGAATCTCTGTCTTCAAAAAGTTGATGGCTTTATCTAGCCAAGGTGAATAGTTAAGAAAGAGGGAAGCCACAATAAATCCCTTAAGCGCATATAAAAGATCACTGCCAATAAGGGTGCCTGGTAAAACTCTTGCAAGGTGTTGTGTTTGTCTGGTTACTGAAAGTGTAAATTCTTCTAAAAAATCATCATCATTTTCTGGAATAATAAAATTTATATGACCTAACCATAAGGCAAGTCGATTAGCTGTAACATCAAGATTCCAAGCAGGAAAATTAACATGGCTATTTAATGTAATCCAACTTTTGACTAATAATCTGGCCATTTGTTTAGCTGTTGCACCACCAACGGCTCTTAAATCTCTAAGCCAAATAAAACCATGAAGTTCTTGGAGCCAAAATAAATCAGCTTCTTCATTATTCCATAAAGGTGCTAAATTATAATTGTCTTGTTCATCAAATAAATCTGCAACTTCTTGAATTAAACTTTGGCCATGCTCTGCATTGCCGGGCCAATTATCGGACCAATCTAAAAGATTAAAAGATAATGGATGTTGTAATAATGTTTTTTGATAAATCCAACTTTTGGTCAAAAATTGAAATTGAGAAGCAATTTTGTGCTTAATCCATTTGGGTTCTTTACGTGACGCAATCAAGTTTGGCGTTTTTGAAGCCATACGCCTACGCCAGGCGTGGATAAATGTGTCCATCATTTAAGGGCAGCTTCTTTTAATTTCTTTATATTAGGTGCATAAAAAGATGAACCACCCCCAAATACAGCTGTTCCCGCAACTAACCGATTGGCACCTGCTTTTACTACTAAGGATGCTGTATCAAAGTTAATACCACCATCAACTTCAAGATCAATAGTTTTTCCTATATTTAACTGGTCAATGCGTTGACGAATAGCAACAATTTTATCAAGTTGACTGGTGATGAATTTTTGTCCTCCGAAACCAGGATTAACAGTCATCACAAGAATAAGGTCAAGATCACCTAGAATATTATCAATAACTATGGGATGGGTACCAGGATTTAAAGCAACCCCAACTTTTTTTCCTAATTCTTTAATTTTCTGAATTGATCGATGAATATGTGCATCTTCTTCAGGATGAATAATAATGGTATCTGAACCAGCATGGGCAAACATTTCTACATGATTAACAGTATTCATAATCATAAGATGTGTATCAAAAGGTAAGGTGGAATGGGGCCTAACAGCTTTTATCATTTGTGGACCAATAGTTATTACTGGTACAAAATGACCATCCATCACATCAAGATGTAAAAAATCTGCTCCTGCTTTTGTAATTAATTGTATTTCTTCACCAAGATTGGCAAAATTGGCAGCGAGAATTGATGGCCCAATTAAAACAGGTTGTTTCATCTTTTACCTCTATTTAAAGTAACAAATATAGATTATCTTTGTCGAAAGTAAATTCTAAAAATGTAAGGTTTGTGTTGCCATCACTTGCTAATCATTAAATGA contains:
- a CDS encoding heparinase II/III family protein; translated protein: MMDTFIHAWRRRMASKTPNLIASRKEPKWIKHKIASQFQFLTKSWIYQKTLLQHPLSFNLLDWSDNWPGNAEHGQSLIQEVADLFDEQDNYNLAPLWNNEEADLFWLQELHGFIWLRDLRAVGGATAKQMARLLVKSWITLNSHVNFPAWNLDVTANRLALWLGHINFIIPENDDDFLEEFTLSVTRQTQHLARVLPGTLIGSDLLYALKGFIVASLFLNYSPWLDKAINFLKTEIHKQFYENGAHIECCPSQYLTLLKHFIDLRSIFASLGSAVPECIQDVIDGLVPSLKKVTHGDGKLALFNSSYEEEDWNIDIILNQASPRNKNKYQAHQIASPQGEFHKLSAGRTIVIADCNNIPPRGYDRYIHASCLSFEMSVGRERLIVNCGSYPGQSEWAKFQKNTASHSTLVVHNTNCMMFLPDKTIGRGPTSVTSKRHEIDGNIWLEASHDGYAYFFGILHKRRWHLTNEGDMLEGEDHIIGPGGYQIMIPFHLHPHVHTSLSHNSQTALLRLPSGSGWRLRTSIGEMTLEESIYFGQYMVMEKSQQLVINHLPMTPEVIVQWSLTRETRSR
- the rpe gene encoding ribulose-phosphate 3-epimerase is translated as MKQPVLIGPSILAANFANLGEEIQLITKAGADFLHLDVMDGHFVPVITIGPQMIKAVRPHSTLPFDTHLMIMNTVNHVEMFAHAGSDTIIIHPEEDAHIHRSIQKIKELGKKVGVALNPGTHPIVIDNILGDLDLILVMTVNPGFGGQKFITSQLDKIVAIRQRIDQLNIGKTIDLEVDGGINFDTASLVVKAGANRLVAGTAVFGGGSSFYAPNIKKLKEAALK